From the genome of Nocardia sp. NBC_01503, one region includes:
- the eccCa gene encoding type VII secretion protein EccCa yields the protein MTTTRRFVRPARMVRGPKAPAVAELRLQPPTELPKPVPPSRLRMIMPVVMMAGMGGMMVMMFRGGAAMNPMSLMFPIMMVVSMFGTLGGSMGGSGSGGAASLNEERKDYLRSIAEHRKSVRATETELETYLTHTHPGPDSVARLIGGQRMWEVQVASPQFLRIRVGRGRIANQVRVIVPEAAPLADLDPVGVVEVTRFAKAYSTVGGMPVAINLLSAPEIGLDGDAAAVAALVRAMLAETVVLHGPDQVGIAAVLPDPDAPEWAWLKWLPHTQHPSDKDAIGSSRMVYRSVAELRGKVLAGLNRGPFSANSQPSLERKHFLLIVGVGGAANERDISGIDGCTWLRLGIAEQPLPRALRFSVDADHALFEVSARGRRRVGRADAMSVSACTALARSLAPYRLSTVVEAVAAEQAGGTTWEEMVGITDPGDLQVDRTWRVIRDIDRSRLNVPFGYDPAGSLVHLDIKESAEEGMGPHGMCIGATGSGKSEFLRTLVLSAVTTHSPDLLNLLLVDFKGGATFLGFDRLSHVTAVVTNMEEEADLVTRMEDVINGEMARRQRILRDAGNFASVADYERAREQGAQLEPMPTLLIILDEFAELLEQHPSFSKLFVAIGRLGRSLRIHLLLASQKVPSSRMGELEAHLSYRIALRTNQTSDSRDAIGTADAYHLPKKPGAGYLRVGAGDLQRFQAAYVGSPYTAPIQTATPGTQRARRASGGYRMPQRFTTAAITEIQSPVPEPVPAPEPEVIDAEPVTVMETVLQQLAGHGRPAHRMWLPPLNIAPTLDRLIQNVTPGSLRLPWAIVDQPRLQRQDVWTVDLSAAGGHVAIVGGPQSGKSTAVQTLVLSGALTHTPEQVQFYCLDFSGGLTGLRTLPHVGSIASIRDVDRVRRTFALLTNLIAHRQNVFAELGIDSMREFRRRRASARESALLDAQGDQYGDVFLVIDGWDVGFSSNGPYYDEYLPVVESLALQGLNYGVHLVLTSSRWAAIRSSIRDMLQTRLEMRLGDLTDTVFTTQRQVVASIPANRPGRCISTDALHMLIALPRVDGVAEPDSIGAGLTAAAETLTRQYPGRCAPEVKLLPANISLAEVTAGMPAPSTLAQRLAVPFGLRESDLTPAVIDFGVSTHMMVLGSTGCGKSTVVGALLDSIHRRFTPEQARILLIDYRRQHMDAVPEEHLIGYLTSERDLIEGLGGFAARMRERRAPDGVTSQQLKERSWWSGPEIFVVVDDYHMVVQRGQGNPLDPLKDLIVDGRDTGLHLIAARNIAQADSAMYDNILGQMKNLNSSGLIMDGSRLDGMLVGDVKATKQPTGRGIFVEPLHARRDLVQAALPPVRE from the coding sequence GTGACAACCACGCGCCGTTTCGTCCGCCCCGCCCGCATGGTGCGCGGGCCCAAGGCGCCGGCGGTGGCCGAACTGCGCCTGCAACCCCCCACCGAACTGCCCAAACCCGTTCCGCCGTCCCGGCTTCGGATGATCATGCCCGTGGTGATGATGGCGGGGATGGGCGGCATGATGGTCATGATGTTCCGCGGCGGCGCGGCCATGAATCCGATGTCGCTGATGTTCCCGATCATGATGGTGGTGTCGATGTTCGGCACCCTCGGCGGCAGTATGGGCGGGAGCGGTTCCGGTGGCGCGGCCTCGCTCAACGAGGAGCGTAAGGACTATCTACGCAGTATCGCCGAACACCGGAAATCGGTGCGCGCCACCGAGACCGAGCTCGAGACCTATCTGACACACACCCACCCCGGACCGGACAGCGTGGCCCGGCTGATCGGCGGTCAGCGTATGTGGGAGGTCCAGGTCGCCAGTCCGCAGTTCCTGCGCATCCGGGTCGGGCGCGGTCGCATCGCGAATCAGGTGCGGGTCATCGTGCCCGAGGCCGCACCGTTGGCGGACCTGGATCCCGTCGGCGTGGTGGAGGTTACGCGTTTCGCCAAGGCGTACTCGACCGTCGGTGGCATGCCGGTCGCGATCAATCTGCTGTCCGCGCCCGAGATCGGTCTGGACGGCGACGCCGCCGCGGTGGCAGCCCTGGTGCGTGCCATGCTCGCGGAAACCGTTGTGCTGCATGGTCCGGACCAGGTCGGGATCGCCGCGGTCCTGCCGGATCCGGACGCGCCGGAATGGGCGTGGTTGAAATGGTTGCCGCACACCCAGCATCCCAGCGATAAGGACGCCATCGGCTCCAGCCGGATGGTGTACCGCTCGGTCGCCGAACTCCGGGGCAAGGTGCTCGCAGGGCTCAACCGCGGACCGTTCTCGGCCAATAGCCAACCGTCACTGGAGCGTAAGCACTTCCTGCTCATCGTCGGCGTCGGCGGCGCGGCCAATGAACGCGATATCTCCGGTATCGACGGCTGCACCTGGCTGCGGCTCGGCATCGCCGAACAGCCGCTGCCGCGTGCGCTGCGCTTCAGCGTCGATGCGGACCACGCGCTGTTCGAGGTGTCCGCCCGCGGCCGGCGCCGCGTGGGCCGGGCCGATGCCATGTCCGTCAGCGCCTGCACCGCCCTGGCGCGCAGCCTCGCCCCCTACCGGCTCTCCACCGTGGTCGAAGCCGTTGCCGCCGAACAGGCGGGCGGCACCACCTGGGAGGAAATGGTCGGTATCACCGATCCGGGTGATCTCCAGGTCGACCGGACCTGGCGCGTCATCCGCGATATCGACCGGTCCCGGCTGAACGTCCCCTTCGGCTACGACCCGGCCGGCAGTCTGGTCCACCTCGACATCAAGGAATCCGCCGAGGAGGGTATGGGCCCGCACGGTATGTGCATCGGCGCCACCGGCTCGGGCAAGTCCGAATTCCTGCGCACCCTGGTGCTTTCGGCCGTGACCACGCACTCCCCGGACCTGTTGAACCTGCTGCTGGTCGACTTCAAGGGCGGTGCGACCTTCCTCGGCTTCGATCGCCTCTCCCACGTGACCGCCGTGGTCACCAATATGGAGGAGGAGGCCGATCTCGTCACCCGTATGGAGGACGTGATCAACGGCGAAATGGCACGGCGGCAACGCATTCTGCGCGATGCCGGCAACTTCGCCAGCGTCGCCGATTACGAGCGGGCCCGTGAACAGGGCGCACAGCTCGAACCCATGCCGACCCTGCTGATCATCCTCGACGAATTCGCCGAACTGCTGGAACAGCATCCGAGCTTCTCCAAACTGTTCGTCGCCATCGGCCGCCTGGGCCGGTCACTGCGCATCCACCTGCTGCTGGCCTCGCAGAAGGTGCCCTCCAGTCGGATGGGCGAGCTCGAGGCGCACCTGTCCTACCGAATCGCGTTGCGCACCAACCAGACCAGCGATTCGCGCGATGCCATCGGCACCGCCGACGCCTATCACCTGCCCAAGAAGCCGGGCGCGGGCTACCTGCGCGTCGGTGCGGGCGATCTGCAGCGCTTCCAGGCGGCCTATGTCGGGTCGCCCTATACCGCCCCCATACAGACCGCCACGCCCGGCACCCAGCGCGCCCGGCGCGCCAGCGGCGGCTACCGCATGCCGCAGCGTTTCACCACGGCCGCGATCACCGAAATCCAAAGTCCCGTACCGGAACCCGTGCCCGCGCCGGAACCCGAGGTCATCGATGCCGAACCGGTGACGGTAATGGAGACCGTACTGCAGCAACTCGCCGGGCACGGACGGCCCGCCCATCGAATGTGGTTGCCGCCGTTGAATATCGCGCCCACCCTCGATCGGCTCATTCAGAACGTGACGCCGGGCAGCCTGCGGCTGCCCTGGGCCATCGTCGACCAACCCCGCCTGCAACGCCAGGACGTGTGGACGGTGGACCTGTCCGCGGCCGGCGGCCATGTCGCGATCGTCGGCGGACCGCAGTCGGGCAAATCCACCGCGGTACAGACGCTGGTCCTGTCGGGCGCACTGACCCATACCCCCGAACAGGTGCAGTTCTACTGCCTCGATTTCTCCGGCGGTCTCACCGGCCTGCGCACCCTGCCGCACGTGGGCTCGATCGCCTCCATCCGCGACGTCGACCGTGTTCGGCGCACCTTCGCACTGCTGACCAACCTGATCGCGCACCGGCAGAACGTATTCGCCGAACTGGGTATCGATTCCATGCGCGAATTCCGTCGCCGCCGCGCGTCCGCGCGCGAATCGGCACTGCTCGATGCCCAAGGCGATCAATATGGAGACGTCTTTCTCGTCATCGACGGCTGGGATGTCGGATTCTCCAGCAACGGACCGTATTACGACGAATACCTACCGGTGGTGGAATCGCTTGCGCTGCAGGGTCTGAACTACGGCGTCCACCTGGTGCTGACCAGTTCGCGCTGGGCCGCCATCCGGTCCTCGATCAGGGATATGCTGCAGACCCGGTTGGAAATGCGCCTCGGCGACCTCACCGACACCGTATTCACCACCCAGCGGCAGGTTGTCGCCTCGATACCCGCCAATCGGCCGGGACGCTGCATCTCCACCGACGCCCTGCATATGCTGATCGCGCTGCCGCGCGTCGACGGTGTCGCGGAGCCGGATTCCATCGGTGCGGGGCTGACCGCCGCGGCCGAAACCCTCACCCGCCAATACCCCGGCAGGTGCGCGCCGGAGGTCAAGCTGTTGCCCGCCAACATCTCCCTCGCCGAGGTCACCGCGGGAATGCCCGCGCCGTCCACCCTCGCGCAGCGGCTGGCGGTGCCGTTCGGTCTCCGCGAATCCGACCTCACCCCGGCCGTCATCGACTTCGGTGTCTCCACCCATATGATGGTGCTCGGTTCCACGGGCTGCGGTAAGTCGACCGTGGTTGGGGCCCTGCTGGATTCGATCCATCGGCGATTCACCCCGGAGCAGGCGCGCATCCTGCTCATCGACTATCGCAGGCAGCATATGGATGCCGTGCCCGAGGAACATCTGATCGGGTACCTCACCAGTGAACGCGATCTCATCGAGGGACTCGGCGGTTTCGCGGCCCGCATGCGCGAGCGCCGTGCGCCCGATGGCGTGACCTCACAGCAGCTCAAGGAGCGCTCCTGGTGGAGCGGCCCGGAAATCTTCGTGGTGGTCGACGACTACCACATGGTCGTCCAACGCGGACAAGGGAATCCGCTCGATCCGCTGAAGGATCTCATCGTCGACGGACGTGACACCGGCCTGCATCTCATCGCGGCCCGCAATATCGCACAGGCCGATTCGGCCATGTACGACAACATTCTCGGGCAGATGAAGAACCTCAACTCCTCGGGTCTCATCATGGACGGTTCGAGGCTGGACGGCATGCTGGTCGGGGATGTGAAGGCGACGAAGCAGCCCACCGGCCGAGGCATTTTCGTCGAACCGCTGCATGCCCGCCGCGACCTCGTACAGGCCGCGCTGCCCCCGGTGCGGGAGTAA
- a CDS encoding PPE domain-containing protein: MFPDFVALPPEVNSARLFAGPGPTEMESTATAYAAIADGLLTAAAGADGSMNQMEIIWQGGSADQAQRAFRNHANWLRTEGAAAAATAAVAAGIGAANGAALAAMPTVAEIEAIQAAIATASAASPGSLGLGAATVAILEGLYMAEWFRAATVMSTYAAATTALLGQLPPPSEAPPIVSGPPGVAPPGIPGMDPGVPVGDPGGNTGLTEPGGGGDGSGPSGGQPGDGVGNPGNPGDPGNPGNPGEPGQPGNPGQPGDPGNPGQPGQPGGGDPQTPVTQAQQPLSELPTMPTDGYGSGDGLSSGDGGLLGAAPNSTTLAGLNGGLGSMVALGMTPGGFGAMPGSTTGFRMPTNWSTMSTRAFGMGTGTPAAQPVPQRTAPRGVTAPKARRRRERDERKPGKAFAPGESQDVPVLEEPPAIGVIEYLDGDGQQESVSERLLALEDPTLDDHTDPILDSILEIRPR, from the coding sequence ATGTTTCCCGACTTTGTGGCGTTGCCGCCGGAAGTGAATTCCGCGCGTTTGTTCGCGGGCCCGGGCCCGACCGAAATGGAGTCGACCGCTACCGCGTACGCGGCCATTGCCGACGGCCTGCTCACCGCTGCCGCCGGAGCCGACGGAAGCATGAACCAGATGGAGATCATCTGGCAGGGCGGCTCGGCCGACCAGGCGCAGCGCGCATTTCGCAACCACGCCAACTGGTTACGCACCGAGGGAGCCGCCGCGGCCGCCACCGCGGCGGTCGCCGCCGGAATCGGCGCGGCCAATGGCGCCGCCCTGGCCGCCATGCCGACCGTCGCCGAAATCGAGGCGATTCAGGCCGCCATCGCGACGGCGAGTGCCGCCAGCCCCGGCAGTTTGGGACTGGGCGCCGCGACGGTGGCCATACTCGAAGGTCTCTATATGGCCGAATGGTTCCGGGCGGCGACCGTGATGAGTACCTATGCGGCCGCGACCACGGCCCTGCTCGGTCAGTTGCCGCCGCCGAGTGAAGCGCCTCCGATCGTGAGCGGACCGCCCGGCGTGGCTCCGCCGGGTATACCGGGCATGGATCCCGGTGTGCCGGTGGGAGATCCGGGTGGCAATACCGGTCTCACCGAGCCGGGCGGTGGCGGGGACGGCTCGGGGCCATCCGGCGGTCAGCCCGGCGACGGCGTGGGCAACCCGGGCAACCCGGGCGACCCGGGCAACCCGGGCAACCCGGGCGAACCGGGACAGCCCGGTAATCCCGGTCAGCCCGGCGACCCCGGTAATCCGGGTCAGCCGGGTCAGCCGGGCGGCGGAGATCCTCAAACGCCGGTGACCCAAGCACAGCAACCCCTTTCGGAGCTGCCGACCATGCCGACCGACGGCTACGGGAGCGGCGACGGACTCTCCTCCGGGGACGGCGGCCTGCTCGGCGCCGCGCCGAACTCCACCACCTTGGCCGGACTCAACGGCGGCCTGGGCAGCATGGTGGCGCTCGGTATGACCCCGGGCGGATTCGGCGCGATGCCGGGCAGTACGACCGGTTTCCGGATGCCGACGAACTGGTCGACCATGTCGACCCGGGCCTTCGGTATGGGTACGGGAACCCCTGCGGCGCAACCGGTTCCGCAACGGACGGCGCCTCGGGGCGTGACCGCGCCCAAGGCCCGGCGTCGTCGCGAGCGCGATGAGCGCAAGCCCGGGAAGGCCTTCGCGCCCGGTGAGTCCCAGGACGTGCCGGTGCTGGAGGAACCCCCCGCGATAGGCGTCATCGAGTATCTCGACGGGGACGGACAGCAGGAGTCGGTTTCCGAACGACTCCTGGCACTGGAGGACCCCACCCTCGATGACCATACGGATCCGATCCTCGATTCGATCCTCGAAATACGTCCTCGATAG
- a CDS encoding WXG100 family type VII secretion target, whose amino-acid sequence MLYNFEEIDTHTSQLGGIIDKMEQHTAHISAVRQDLLNSGFFGSAATGYDDVMTQLNTRLTQYQSSLAQLKGAIGSSSDLMRITDTNNGKGFAGIL is encoded by the coding sequence ATGCTTTACAATTTCGAAGAAATCGATACCCACACCAGCCAGCTGGGCGGAATCATCGACAAGATGGAACAGCACACCGCTCATATCTCCGCGGTGCGGCAGGACCTGCTGAACAGCGGATTCTTCGGCTCGGCCGCGACCGGCTACGACGACGTGATGACCCAGCTGAACACCAGGCTGACCCAATATCAATCCAGCCTGGCGCAGCTCAAGGGTGCGATCGGCTCGTCCAGCGATCTCATGCGGATCACCGATACGAACAACGGAAAAGGCTTCGCGGGAATCCTGTGA
- a CDS encoding ESX secretion-associated protein EspG — translation MINDPVAVDLNVDAALLLQSMVGIDSYPMVLAIMPNIESIDDRDRVNAFVAAQLTEAGILGDGGVHPVIAHWLGCLARPDVELVARIIDHGVPGEPPGMLRMSLARSGETHVLAVRHDDHLVIQSVFVEGERTDAVAAALLAALGPASALDFTPLTATDEEFDTVPADAESRRPALVQLGAQGRTAAVLTRALDEVVRRAEVLMIEHHDGIIATPELCMTVLDTHSGRIAVVPHRDLNGQVRTTYRPGDDASVRAGVRALVDLLPGESWFRTSRT, via the coding sequence TTGATCAACGATCCTGTCGCGGTCGACCTGAATGTCGATGCCGCCCTGCTGTTGCAGTCCATGGTCGGCATCGACTCGTATCCGATGGTGCTGGCCATCATGCCGAATATCGAGAGCATCGATGACCGGGACCGGGTCAACGCCTTCGTCGCCGCCCAACTCACCGAGGCGGGCATTCTCGGCGACGGAGGCGTGCACCCGGTCATCGCGCACTGGTTGGGCTGCCTGGCCCGGCCGGATGTGGAACTGGTCGCCCGCATCATCGACCACGGCGTCCCCGGCGAACCACCGGGGATGCTGCGAATGTCCCTGGCGCGCAGTGGTGAAACCCATGTGCTCGCCGTGCGGCACGACGATCATCTCGTCATCCAATCGGTGTTCGTCGAGGGTGAGCGGACCGATGCGGTGGCGGCGGCATTGCTCGCCGCGCTCGGTCCGGCGTCCGCGCTGGACTTCACACCGCTGACCGCCACCGACGAGGAGTTCGACACCGTGCCCGCCGATGCGGAATCCCGCCGCCCGGCGCTGGTACAGCTGGGCGCGCAAGGCCGCACCGCCGCCGTGCTCACCCGGGCGCTCGACGAGGTGGTCCGGCGCGCGGAAGTACTGATGATCGAGCACCACGACGGCATCATCGCCACCCCCGAACTGTGTATGACCGTGCTGGACACCCACTCCGGCCGGATCGCGGTCGTACCGCATCGGGATCTGAACGGGCAGGTGCGCACCACCTACCGGCCCGGGGACGATGCGAGCGTGCGTGCCGGTGTCCGGGCGCTGGTCGACCTGTTACCCGGCGAAAGTTGGTTCCGAACCAGTCGAACGTGA
- a CDS encoding AAA family ATPase yields the protein MNRAPSSSGETTGSVRARGGYDAYFGSAEQSDTGSTWRSTVAGRSHHQPPPPPGRAQTPEADADESPETGTGFAAGPEPGGADPGPESPAFAGAPNTTYAPTAPPPGFDVQSTPTPPAAPVAPPTGSYPPTGSAAPTGQAPQTGSAAPIGQAAQSGSVAPTGHAAPYGSAAPTGQAVPIGSTVSTGQAAAFGAAEATAPATAHTAPTQARGRTGVQPDFFSPPAVQDSRQQAAAPAVRTQDRGARSESAGYQALPISLTSNELLADIAASRQAQLRSTSGMRGALNKVGFSLGLSPAELRTEDRHARIRRQLGTAYQIAVLNVKGGVGRTTTVAALGATFASLRPDRVTAIDANPDFGDLAARTSRHPFGLTLRDLAQERQLDAFSAVQSFASITNSDLAVVSSPWTPAAMEALTGSEYLAATETLRKHYNLLLVDCGTGVLGSAARAVLESSDSVVLVTPATVRGVTGAVATLEWLNAHGQYRLAANSVIAIVLQQPTKPVVEVERIEELFATAQRPTFVIPYDEHLAEGGEIDLRLLDKDTALAFEELAATVADGFPDTMMAGYGRPERGGRQ from the coding sequence ATGAACAGAGCACCGAGCAGCAGCGGTGAGACGACCGGATCCGTGCGCGCTCGGGGCGGCTACGACGCCTACTTCGGGTCGGCCGAGCAGAGCGATACCGGCAGCACCTGGCGCTCCACCGTCGCGGGGCGCAGCCATCACCAGCCGCCTCCGCCACCCGGCCGGGCCCAGACGCCCGAAGCGGATGCGGATGAATCGCCGGAAACCGGAACGGGATTCGCGGCCGGGCCGGAACCGGGCGGAGCTGATCCCGGGCCGGAGAGCCCGGCCTTCGCGGGTGCGCCGAACACCACGTACGCACCCACCGCACCACCACCGGGATTCGACGTCCAGTCGACCCCGACGCCACCCGCCGCGCCGGTCGCACCGCCCACCGGTTCCTATCCGCCCACCGGCTCGGCCGCGCCCACCGGCCAAGCCCCACAGACAGGTTCGGCCGCGCCCATCGGCCAAGCCGCGCAGTCCGGTTCGGTCGCGCCCACGGGTCATGCCGCACCCTATGGTTCGGCCGCGCCCACCGGTCAGGCCGTGCCCATCGGCTCGACCGTCTCCACCGGCCAGGCCGCCGCCTTCGGCGCGGCCGAGGCCACCGCCCCCGCCACCGCGCATACCGCACCCACCCAGGCGCGCGGTCGAACCGGCGTGCAACCCGACTTCTTTTCCCCTCCGGCCGTGCAGGATTCGCGCCAGCAGGCCGCGGCGCCGGCCGTTCGGACGCAAGATCGCGGCGCGCGGTCCGAATCGGCCGGGTACCAAGCCCTGCCGATCTCGCTGACTTCGAATGAACTGCTCGCGGATATCGCCGCCAGTCGTCAGGCCCAGCTGCGCTCGACCAGCGGGATGCGCGGCGCGTTGAACAAGGTCGGATTCAGTCTCGGCCTCTCACCCGCGGAACTGCGCACCGAGGACCGGCACGCGCGCATCCGCCGTCAGCTCGGCACCGCGTATCAAATCGCGGTGCTGAATGTGAAGGGCGGCGTGGGCCGCACCACGACCGTGGCGGCTCTGGGCGCGACCTTCGCCTCGCTGCGCCCGGATCGGGTCACCGCCATCGACGCCAATCCCGATTTCGGTGATCTGGCCGCTCGCACCAGTCGGCACCCCTTCGGTCTGACCCTGCGTGATCTGGCACAGGAACGTCAGCTCGACGCCTTCTCCGCGGTGCAGTCGTTCGCCTCGATCACCAATTCCGATCTGGCCGTGGTGTCCTCGCCCTGGACGCCCGCGGCCATGGAGGCACTCACCGGCTCGGAGTACCTGGCCGCCACCGAGACCCTGCGCAAGCATTACAACCTGTTGCTCGTCGATTGCGGCACCGGCGTTCTCGGCTCGGCCGCGCGAGCGGTGCTCGAGTCCAGCGATTCGGTCGTACTGGTCACCCCGGCCACCGTGCGCGGGGTCACCGGCGCGGTCGCCACCCTCGAATGGCTGAACGCGCACGGCCAATACCGGCTGGCCGCCAATTCCGTCATCGCGATCGTGCTGCAGCAGCCGACCAAGCCGGTCGTCGAGGTCGAGCGCATCGAGGAGCTGTTCGCCACCGCGCAGCGGCCCACCTTCGTCATTCCCTATGACGAACACCTGGCCGAGGGCGGCGAAATCGATCTGCGCCTGTTGGACAAGGACACCGCACTGGCCTTCGAGGAACTCGCCGCCACCGTCGCCGACGGTTTTCCGGACACCATGATGGCCGGTTACGGCCGACCCGAACGAGGAGGACGGCAGTGA
- the eccD gene encoding type VII secretion integral membrane protein EccD — protein MSAPSAVAAPPASAQQTAEVARARVAIMVASYQVDVVLPTKFSVETFMDDLISVLVTSVDDPTVDFTAENGHWTLARPGKSPLPRWSTLAEHDIADGALLLLTTTESAEAFDPLVEDITDALARVNEREFTEFDSGTAALTGISAFGAGALAISALLSWSWMRTGSVLWCAVPALVLGVLCVFAATALERRYREPRLGLGATLTAIPLLGVGAAMLVPLPYGQHGMFQSANLATGAAVAAVVTVIRLRSTRLGLPALLATAVLGSLLALAAAVETALDLSARQLAGAMVLAGLLLLTAAPRLAVLVARIRPPDLPDPGREVTHSTLTDIFDAETTGPGEEEQPAAQRNRATFSLESRARLAINGLRGLIIAAALLLAGAAVLSAALSPGGIREIIMAAAISGVLVMRARWYPDRVQAIALVAAAAATVVGIGFVLVGAYATAPARLVVVLVIAALATAGAVSGARLPAVRLSPVVRRIIDLIEYTFILAVPVLACWIMGIYTAMRGL, from the coding sequence GTGAGCGCCCCCTCTGCCGTGGCCGCACCACCGGCGTCCGCGCAGCAAACCGCCGAGGTCGCCCGCGCTCGGGTGGCGATCATGGTCGCGTCCTATCAGGTGGACGTGGTGTTGCCGACCAAGTTCAGCGTCGAAACCTTCATGGACGACCTGATTTCGGTACTGGTCACCTCCGTCGACGATCCGACCGTGGACTTCACCGCCGAGAACGGACATTGGACGCTGGCCCGCCCGGGCAAGTCACCGCTGCCGCGGTGGAGCACGCTGGCCGAGCACGATATCGCCGACGGTGCGCTGCTACTGCTCACCACCACCGAATCGGCGGAGGCGTTCGATCCGCTGGTGGAGGACATCACCGACGCGCTGGCCCGGGTCAACGAGCGCGAGTTCACCGAATTCGATTCCGGAACAGCGGCTTTGACGGGCATATCCGCTTTCGGAGCGGGCGCGCTGGCGATATCGGCCCTGCTGTCCTGGTCCTGGATGCGCACCGGTTCGGTGCTGTGGTGCGCGGTGCCCGCGCTCGTCCTGGGTGTGCTGTGCGTATTCGCCGCGACCGCGCTGGAGCGGCGCTATCGCGAGCCCAGGCTCGGCCTCGGCGCGACCCTGACCGCGATACCGCTGCTCGGCGTCGGCGCGGCCATGCTGGTGCCGCTGCCGTATGGACAGCACGGCATGTTCCAATCGGCGAATCTGGCCACCGGTGCCGCCGTTGCGGCCGTTGTCACCGTGATCCGGCTGCGCTCGACGCGGCTCGGCCTGCCGGCGCTGCTCGCGACGGCGGTACTGGGCTCGCTGCTGGCCCTCGCCGCGGCCGTGGAAACCGCCCTCGACCTGTCGGCGCGTCAGCTGGCCGGCGCGATGGTGCTGGCCGGGCTGCTGTTGCTGACCGCCGCGCCCCGGCTGGCGGTGTTGGTCGCCCGCATTCGCCCGCCGGATCTGCCCGATCCGGGCCGTGAGGTCACGCACAGCACGCTCACCGATATCTTCGACGCCGAGACCACGGGCCCCGGAGAAGAGGAACAGCCTGCGGCGCAACGCAATCGGGCCACGTTCTCGCTGGAGAGCCGGGCGCGCCTGGCGATCAACGGATTACGTGGACTCATTATCGCGGCCGCGCTGCTGTTGGCGGGTGCGGCCGTGCTCTCGGCGGCGCTGAGCCCGGGCGGTATTCGCGAAATCATCATGGCCGCGGCCATTTCGGGGGTGCTGGTGATGCGGGCCCGCTGGTATCCGGACCGGGTCCAGGCCATCGCGCTGGTCGCGGCCGCCGCCGCCACCGTGGTCGGTATCGGGTTCGTCCTGGTCGGCGCCTACGCCACCGCTCCCGCGCGCCTGGTGGTGGTGCTCGTGATCGCCGCGCTGGCGACCGCCGGCGCGGTCTCGGGCGCGCGCCTGCCCGCGGTCCGGCTGTCGCCGGTCGTGCGCCGCATCATCGACCTGATCGAATACACGTTCATCCTCGCGGTGCCGGTGCTGGCCTGTTGGATCATGGGCATCTACACCGCGATGCGGGGGCTCTGA